The DNA window ATGGATCGTGTCCACCAATTGGTCATAGCGGCTTATGGGAAGAAAATTAATGCCAAAGCATTTCTCCCTCTGTATATTTTGATAGGTGTGCGTATGCTGATACAGATTTCCCATAACAGCAAAAAACGCCGTCTTATCCCCATGGAAACTGCTCCATGAATGGAAACATACATTGGGCTTTCCATTTTCTTTCCATGTGGTGACCGCAAATAAAACGGTCGGTATCCCTACTGTTACTTCAAAATGATGAAACAATTCAAATTCCTCTGGATAAGAGGGTTTGAAATATTGAGGAAACTCTTTTCCAATCTCTATCTTCATGGCGGCACCTCATCCCTTAAGATTTTTCAACGCTTCCGGATTGTTTGAAAGAAGCGTCCCAACAGTCGGACATTTTTCCAGTTCCCCGCAATCCCCGCATGTTTCCACGCCTTTTTGAAGGGCGCACTGGCGGATGCCGCAAAGGCTCTCGCAGTATACCGTCTTTCTCCCATTCCCACGGCATCCTTCACAGTTGATATGTTCCGGCAGAATCGGCGCTTGATTTAACTCTGCCCACAGTTTCGCGGTTTTTTCACGCAAGGCTTGATCATCCTTCTTTGTGGCAATGTATGCATCACATGTTTCACAATCCAGTCCACAGTATGCGATCCTTTTTTCCATAGCTGCCTCCTTCTCTTTCTCTGATCCATTGTTTCCAATTCACATAGCATGCTATATTCTTGTTCCTTCTCTTCCACAGCCCGGAACCCAGCACTCTGATATACGCTCCGCGGGGATTCGCAGAGTCAGACTTGAACCCATCCTTACAGCCACACCAGCAAAACCATCCCTTTGATTCCCAGGAATACCGCAAGGGCGATCCACGCCGTCAGATACATCAGCTTATGGGATCTCAAAATGTCCTCCGCCTCTATAGGGCGGATCGGATCTCCCAGGGTGGGTTTCCTATGAAGGGTTCCAAAATACCAGGCGTCTCCTGCCAGTTCCACTTCCAAAGCACCTGCCATCACCGCCTCCGTTTGAGCGGCATTAGGACTTTTGTGCTTCTTCCGGTCTCTCCGGTAAATGGAACAGGCCCGCTTCAAATTCCCTCCCGCGGGAATACAGGCAGCCAGCATGAATAGGGCGGAAAGCCTGGCCGGAAGGTAATTCAGCACATCGTCCAGCCTGGCCGCCGCCGTCCCAAAATACTGATATCTCTCGTTCCGGTAACCGATCATAGAATCCATGGTATTGACGGATTTGTAGAAAAATCCGCCTGCCGCGCCAAATAATACCATATAAAACAGAGGCGCCGCCACGCCGTCGGAAGTGTTCTCCGCCACCGTCTCCACAGCCGCCTTTGCCACCCCTTCTTCCGTCAGGTTCTGGGTATCTCTTCCCACGATCATGGAAACCGCCCGGCGGGCTTTGGGTAGACTTTCCTCCCGTAAAGCCTGATAGACCCGCCCGCTTTCCACCTGCAAAGAGCGGGCCGCCAGAAGCTGATAGCAGAAGAAGGTCTCCGCAAGAAGCCCCAGAGGAAACCAGAGTCGGTACAGAAAGAAAAGAAAGAGAGCCGGCACTGCGGTGCTACACAGCGCCACCAGCGCCGCCAGTATCCCGCCTCCGATCCGCAAGGCCCCCGGCGTTCCCGGCAGTAATCTTCTGATAATTCGTTCCAGACCGGTGATCAGCTTCCCCATAAGCCGCACCGGATGATATAGCCATACCGGATCTCCCAGCAGAAGATCCAGCAGAAATCCACCCAGAACTGGAAGCATCATCTGCAAGTATAAGTTCATATCCTTCTCCATTTCTGATCTGATAGTCGTAAAAATCTCCCTGGGGAACGGCATAAGCCTCCATGATCCCCATGATCGTCCCTCCATGGACCACCAGCGCCGCTGTCTGGACGTCCTTTCTTTCGCAGACAGCCAGCGCCTTCTGGAATCCTGCCAGTACCCGGCTTTGGAAGTCCCTCCGGCTTTCTCCGCCTGGCGGCGCTTCTCTTCCGCCTGTGCCGATCCATTGCCGGTACTCACGCAGCTTACACAGCTCTTCGTAATTCCGGTTCTCAAACAGACCAAAATCACATTCCGCCAGCTCTGGGATCAGGATGGGCTCCTGCCCCGGATATAGGATCCCTGCCGTCTCCAGACAGCGCTTCATGGGACTTGCGAACACCAGGGATACTCCCGGCCCTGTTCTTCCTTCCAGTTCCTTACGTCCTTCCCGGCACAAGGGTTCATCTGTACTTCCGATATACCGTCTCTCTAAATTCCCCCTGGTCTTCCCATGGCGGAACAAATACAGTTTCCTCATCCTTTGATCACCGTCCCGATGCCGCAGACCACCCGGTAAACCCGGTCCGCGTGGGCCGCAAGATAGGTGCAGGCCCTTCCGGCCATCTCCCGCCAGGCCCGCTCCAAAGCCTCCAAAGGAACGATCCCGCAGCCCACTTCGTCTGCAAGGATCACCGCCTCCCGGTTCTCCCTCCACAGTCGTTCCACCAGAAGCTCCACCCGTCTTTGCCGGTCCTCTTCGGCCGTCTCTTCCATCAGCCGTTTGATATAGATATGAAAATGGTGGATGCCCTGGCAGCGAAACAAATCCGCCTCTTCACAGGTCCTTCCGTCCGCCCACGTTAAGCCGGGAAACTTATTTTTAGCAAAATCCCTCTTTCCCTGGCAGGCGCCTCCTACGATCAAAATCATCTTCATCTGTCCTTTCTCTCTATCCCTGCTTTAAAATCGCGGCTATTTCTGGCAATACCGCTCCAAGCACGGCCCCGGCGGCGATCCACAGCTCGCACAGCTGAAGGAAATATCCCGCCAGGTCTCCTGTGATGCCGCCAAATTTCTGCTGGGACATCCATTTATAATATCCAAACATAATCCCGGCAAATAGAAGGGACAGCGCTCCAGAAAGCCCTCCCGCCAGCACCATTCCCACAGCCGCAAGGATCAGATAGCAGGCCAGCGCCACCCGGAGGATCTTCTGTCTTGAGGCCGCCGCAAAATCTGCTGCCAGCCCTTCTTTCTTCGCCTTGGGGAAGCATAGGACAGAAAGGCCGCTAAGCGTCCGAGACAGCACAAATCCCAGGGATACCACCGCCGCTCCCTGGGGGGAAAGCACGCCGTACAGACCCAGCATCCCGATCAGATACATGCCGCAGGAAATCACCGCAAACGCGCCTGTATGGGGATCTTTTAAGATCTCCAGCCGGCGCTCTTTCGGGGCATAGGCGCTCAAAGCGTCCCTGGTATCCAGGAAACCATCCATGTGGATGCCTCCTGTCAGCGCCAGGGGCGTAAGGGTAAGGACCACTCCCCGAAAAAGGCTGCCATCCAGGATGCCATGGGCCGCTATCCATTCGGTCAGGCAGAAAAGGCCAAAGAATACCGCTCCGATCACCACACCCACCCAGGGGAAGAATCCCATGGCGTAAGCTTTCGTCTCAGGCGTCCACTGGCTCCTTGGCATGGGAATCCTGCTGTACATAGAAAACGCGATCTTAAAACTATCCCACAATTGCTTCATGTTTCTTCACCACCACCGGAATTCCATAGACCACCTCTGTCACCTGGTCTGCCAGGCAGGCGGTTTCCCGGTTGATCTCTCCTAACACTTCCTGATACACACGGATGCTCTCGCCATAGTCTGTCCCGTCTGAGAAGATCTCATTTGTGACAATGACAAGGGTTCCCGCTCTTCTTTGCAGGGACTGGATCCCTTCCAAGATTTCCTTTATCACTGTTTCTTTGTCCCGAAGGCTTCCATCCTCCCGGTACAATTCATTGGCCGCCAGATTTGAGAGACATTCCAGCAGGACCCCGCAGCCCTGCGGGATCTTCACCTGTTTTAGCCCTCTCTGGCACTCAATGGTCTCAAAGCCTTTTCCTTTCCGCTGCTGCCTGTGGCGCAGGATCCGCCGGAGCGCTTCCTCTCCATGGGGCTCCATGGTGGCTACATAGAACAGCCGGTTTCCCGCCTCCCGCTCCCGCAGCCAGTCTTCCCCATAGGCCGACTTCCCGCTTCCGCTTCCTCCTGTGATCAAATGTACCATCATTGATCCCCCAATTCCTGATAATCCTCGATCTGGTTGTCGGAAAAGGTACTCATCCGCCGGTAAACTTCCGCCGCAAGGCCAAGGGCCGGAAGGTAGCAGAGGGCTCCTGTCCCCTCCCCCAGACACAGGCCGCAGTCCAAGGCCGCTTCCAGATGAAGTTCTGCCAGGATCCGCCTCATCCCCGGTTCCTTGGACACATGGGAAGCGATCAGATACTGCTCCGCCGTGGGGCAGATCCGCACCGCCGCCAGAGCAGCGGCAGCAGAAATAAATCCATCCAGTACGATGGGCATCCCATAGGCCGCCCCTCCCAGGCAGATTCCGGCAAGCCCTGCCAGATCAAAACCGCCTACTTTCGCCAGCACATCCACCCCATCCTGTGGGTCCGGATGATTCTTCTCAATGGCCTGGGCGATGACCTCCATCTTTCTCTCCAGCCCGGCTCTTGAAAGTCCCGCGCCGCGGCCAGTCATCTCCCGGACCTGCCGCCCCATCAGCACGCAGGACACCGCGCTGGATGTGGTGGTATTTCCAATGCCCATCTCTCCTACAGCGAGCAGGTCATACCCTTCTTCCTGGCGCTGTTTTACCAGACGCGCGCCTGTCAGCACCGCCTGCAGGGCTTCCTCCCTGGTCATAGCCGGGCCTTTGGCTATATTTTTCGTTCCGTAAGCCACTTTATAACTGGGGACTTTTGTATCCACCGCCATTCCGATATCGATGGGGAACAGATCCACCCCTGCCTGCTCTGCCATAATGGCGGCGCTGGTGTTGCAGGTCAGGAAATTTTCCGCCACAATGGCTGTCACTTCCTGCCCGGTCTGGGTCACCCCTTCTTCTACCACTCCGTTGTCCGCGCACAGCACCAGCAGGGCTTTTTTCTCAGTCCTTACACGGGCATCTCTTTGGATTCCCGCGATCGCTGCCACATCTGTTTCCAGCTTCCCCAGGCTGTGCAGCGGTTTCGCGATGGAGTCCCAGCGCCGCAGGGCTTCCTCCCTGGCCGCCTGGTCCACGGGAACGATCTGCCCAAGAAGCTGTTCCAATGCTTTTTGTCTGTCTTGCTTCATTGATTTCTTCCTCTCTGATACTTCCGGCAGGCATAGAGAAACGCCTCCCCCACCTGAGGATTTCCTCTGTAGTGGAGATGGGGATATCCTGCCAGCATCGTCTCTTCACCGATCATACATTTCCAATTTCTCCCGGAAATGGGTTTCCTGGCTGTAAACGCCTCCCCGCAGCAGGTGGAATCGTAATAATGGAACTCATGAGCCCTAAGCGTGCCTGCCGGTTTCCCAAATAGGCGGCCTCCTGTAAGCTCAATATAGCCAAATCTCCGATTTCCGGCCGGAAAACTCTCTCCCTTTAGAACGCCTGCCATGGGAAACCTTTGCCCCTCTTCTGTCTCCATGGTTTCCATCAGATACTGAAACCCGCCGCATTCCGCCATGCAGGGCAGGCCGCCTGTGACCGCTCTTTGCAGTTCCTGTCTCATCGTCTCATTCTCCGACAGCTCCTTTGCGTGCAGTTCCGGATATCCTCCGTAGAGCAAAAGGCCGTCCACATCCTCTGGAAAATGGGGATCATGGAGGGGAGAAAAGGGAATCACAACGGCTCCCCGCTCTTCCAAAAACCGCAGATTGTCCGGGTAACAAAAGCAAAACGCCTCATCCTTGGCCGCCGCGATCCGCAGACTGCCTGACTGGGGCTTTTCTTCCTGCTTTTCTTTGATTTCCAGCTTAGGCGCGCCTTCTGCCAGTTCCAGGATTCCATCGATATCTACCGTTTCTTCCAGTTTTTCCGCCAGTTTCTTAAGACGCTTTGGGAAATCCGGCGCCTCCCAGGGTAGCTTTAGTCCCAGGTGCCGGCTTTCCAGCACGCCTTCTTCCAGCATTGGAAGATACCCATAGGCCAAAAGCCCGGTCTCCCGCTCCAGGGTCTCTTTTAACAGCGGATAGATTGACGGAGAGATCCGGTTGAAGAGCACTCCTTTTATCTGGCTGTCTTCCCGGAACTTCTGAAATCCCTGGACCAAAGGCAGAAGGGAAAGGCTTGCTCCCCTTCCATCCACCACCAAAATGGCCGGCGTCCGGGTGATCCTGGCGATCTCATAGGTACTGGCCTGGCAGGTGATCCCGCCCAGACCGTCATAGTATCCCATGACGCCTTCGATGACCGCCATCTCATAATCCCTCTCCTTTTCGGCCAGCAGATTCCTCACTTCCTGCTCTGAGCAAAAATAAGAATCCAGATTATCGCTGTCAATTCCAAGAGCTTCCCGGTGGAACATAGGGTCAATATAATCCGGCCCGCATTTGAAAGAGACTACCCGTTTTTTCCGTTCCTTTAAAGCCTGTAAAAGAGCGCAGGTGACCAGCGTCTTCCCAGCGCCGCTTCTGGGCGCCCCGATCAGGATTCTTGGTAATCCGGACATGCCTCTTTTCCTCCTGTCATGCTGATGATATAGATGGGATTCTGTCCCTGCATCATATGATAACTCCCTGCCTTCCTGGACCGGGCAGCGCTCATATGGACTACTTCTTCTTCCCGCAGCTCTATGGTGTTCAGACAATCCACTGCCTCTGACACCGTTTCC is part of the Lachnospiraceae bacterium KGMB03038 genome and encodes:
- a CDS encoding DUF3795 domain-containing protein, producing the protein MEKRIAYCGLDCETCDAYIATKKDDQALREKTAKLWAELNQAPILPEHINCEGCRGNGRKTVYCESLCGIRQCALQKGVETCGDCGELEKCPTVGTLLSNNPEALKNLKG
- the cobD gene encoding cobalamin biosynthesis protein CobD, which produces MNLYLQMMLPVLGGFLLDLLLGDPVWLYHPVRLMGKLITGLERIIRRLLPGTPGALRIGGGILAALVALCSTAVPALFLFFLYRLWFPLGLLAETFFCYQLLAARSLQVESGRVYQALREESLPKARRAVSMIVGRDTQNLTEEGVAKAAVETVAENTSDGVAAPLFYMVLFGAAGGFFYKSVNTMDSMIGYRNERYQYFGTAAARLDDVLNYLPARLSALFMLAACIPAGGNLKRACSIYRRDRKKHKSPNAAQTEAVMAGALEVELAGDAWYFGTLHRKPTLGDPIRPIEAEDILRSHKLMYLTAWIALAVFLGIKGMVLLVWL
- a CDS encoding adenosylcobinamide kinase codes for the protein MILIVGGACQGKRDFAKNKFPGLTWADGRTCEEADLFRCQGIHHFHIYIKRLMEETAEEDRQRRVELLVERLWRENREAVILADEVGCGIVPLEALERAWREMAGRACTYLAAHADRVYRVVCGIGTVIKG
- a CDS encoding adenosylcobinamide-GDP ribazoletransferase produces the protein MKQLWDSFKIAFSMYSRIPMPRSQWTPETKAYAMGFFPWVGVVIGAVFFGLFCLTEWIAAHGILDGSLFRGVVLTLTPLALTGGIHMDGFLDTRDALSAYAPKERRLEILKDPHTGAFAVISCGMYLIGMLGLYGVLSPQGAAVVSLGFVLSRTLSGLSVLCFPKAKKEGLAADFAAASRQKILRVALACYLILAAVGMVLAGGLSGALSLLFAGIMFGYYKWMSQQKFGGITGDLAGYFLQLCELWIAAGAVLGAVLPEIAAILKQG
- a CDS encoding bifunctional adenosylcobinamide kinase/adenosylcobinamide-phosphate guanylyltransferase, with product MVHLITGGSGSGKSAYGEDWLREREAGNRLFYVATMEPHGEEALRRILRHRQQRKGKGFETIECQRGLKQVKIPQGCGVLLECLSNLAANELYREDGSLRDKETVIKEILEGIQSLQRRAGTLVIVTNEIFSDGTDYGESIRVYQEVLGEINRETACLADQVTEVVYGIPVVVKKHEAIVG
- the cobT gene encoding nicotinate-nucleotide--dimethylbenzimidazole phosphoribosyltransferase, which codes for MKQDRQKALEQLLGQIVPVDQAAREEALRRWDSIAKPLHSLGKLETDVAAIAGIQRDARVRTEKKALLVLCADNGVVEEGVTQTGQEVTAIVAENFLTCNTSAAIMAEQAGVDLFPIDIGMAVDTKVPSYKVAYGTKNIAKGPAMTREEALQAVLTGARLVKQRQEEGYDLLAVGEMGIGNTTTSSAVSCVLMGRQVREMTGRGAGLSRAGLERKMEVIAQAIEKNHPDPQDGVDVLAKVGGFDLAGLAGICLGGAAYGMPIVLDGFISAAAALAAVRICPTAEQYLIASHVSKEPGMRRILAELHLEAALDCGLCLGEGTGALCYLPALGLAAEVYRRMSTFSDNQIEDYQELGDQ
- a CDS encoding cobyrinate a,c-diamide synthase, whose product is MSGLPRILIGAPRSGAGKTLVTCALLQALKERKKRVVSFKCGPDYIDPMFHREALGIDSDNLDSYFCSEQEVRNLLAEKERDYEMAVIEGVMGYYDGLGGITCQASTYEIARITRTPAILVVDGRGASLSLLPLVQGFQKFREDSQIKGVLFNRISPSIYPLLKETLERETGLLAYGYLPMLEEGVLESRHLGLKLPWEAPDFPKRLKKLAEKLEETVDIDGILELAEGAPKLEIKEKQEEKPQSGSLRIAAAKDEAFCFCYPDNLRFLEERGAVVIPFSPLHDPHFPEDVDGLLLYGGYPELHAKELSENETMRQELQRAVTGGLPCMAECGGFQYLMETMETEEGQRFPMAGVLKGESFPAGNRRFGYIELTGGRLFGKPAGTLRAHEFHYYDSTCCGEAFTARKPISGRNWKCMIGEETMLAGYPHLHYRGNPQVGEAFLYACRKYQRGRNQ